DNA sequence from the Dethiosulfovibrio salsuginis genome:
TGTCGTTATACTCGCCGATAAAGCGTATCCTGTCGGGATTCTCCCTCTCCAGCGCTCTAAGCCAATCCTCGTACCTCCTCTCCCCTGTGCCTATTATTACCGTATTGAGCCCTCTGTCCGAGAGACCTTTGAGGGCGGGCAGAAGTATGTCCAGGCCCTTTTGCTCCACCAGTCGGCTGACCATCACAGCTACAGGGCCCTCCTCTGTCAGGCCGACCTCCTTCATGAGGGCCTTTTTGGCCTCCTTTTTCCCCGATAGGTTTTTGGCGGAGAACTTCTTAGGTATGGCACTGTCGGTCTCAGGGCTCCACGAGCTGTCCAGTCCGTTCAGTATCCCTGTGATCTTTGTCCTCATAGAACGAAGAACTCCGTCCAGGCCGTGGCCTCCGTGGTAGGTCTGGATCTCCTGGGCGTAGGTTGGACTCACGGTGGTGATGTGGTCCACCCCCTCAAGGGCGCCTTTAAGCAGGTTTATCCCGCCGAAAAACTCCAGCCCTCCGTGGTAGAAAGTGTCTCTCGGAAGGTGAAGCTCCTCCATGCCCTCCACAGGCAGAAGGCCTTGGTGGGCCAGATTGTGGATAGTCATAACCGATCTCCGGTGATCCCTCTGTCCCGCAAACCAGGGGTTCCACTTCATCGCGATAGGCAAAATGGCGGTTCCCCAGTCGTGACAGTGGTAGATATCCACGTCCCAACCGGTCACAGAGGGCAGCATCAGGGCACCGTAGGATAGAAAGGCGAAAGATCTCACCGTCCTGTAGTTGGTCTCCCAGGGATATATAGGTCCCTGAAACAGCTCGTCGTTTTGGAGGAGATACACCGTGACGTCGCCTTTTTTGACCCGAAACAGCTTTCCTCGGTATAGCCTTCCTCCTAGAGGAACCTCTATCGCCCCTGGAACCCGAACCGGCGAAAAGCCCTGTCTCTTCAGCCTCTCCACCATGTCGCCCCATGCGGGAATGAGGACCCTACAGTCCACCCCCAGGGACACCAGCGCCTCGGGCAGAGATCCTGTTACGTCCCCTAGGCCGCCTACCTTCGCGAAAGGGGCGGCTTCCGGGGCGACCTGTAGGACCGCTAGACGGCGGTCCACTTTACATACCTCTGAAGCCCACGCCGTAGGCCTTTTCGCAGTACTCTTTGACGACTCGATGGGTGTTGAAGTAGCTGGCGTTAAGGGCGATCGTCTGTCTCATCATCTGTATCCACTTATCCCGTCCCTCGTAGTAAAGGGGGATCACCTTGTTCTCCAGTTTATCGTAGAGGTCCACCGCGTCCAGAGAACCGTCGTATCCCACTAAGTCCGCCTCGCTGGGCTCCGGGCCTATAGACCATCCTGTCACGCCCTCTATCCATCCCTCGATCCACCATCCGTCCAGGACCGACAGGTTCATTATGCCGTTCATGGTGCATTTCATGCCGCTGGTTCCCGATGCCTCGTGAGGCCTGGTAGGGGTGTTGAGCCACACGTCCACTCCCTGCACCAGCTGGGTCGCCAGCTCCATGTCGTAGTTGTCCAAAAAGACCACCGTCATAGCTCCGTCTATGTCCGCTATGATCTCCCTTATCTTTCTCAGGATCTGTTTCCCTCCGTCGTCCTTCGGGTGGGCCTTTCCGGCGAACACCAGCTGGAGCTTATCCCCTCCGATTTTGAGAAGACGCTTCACGTCGGAGAAGATCAGGTCCGCCCTCTTGTACTGAGCCGCCCGTCTGGCGAACCCTATGGTGAGGACATCGGGGTCCAGAGACCTTCCGGTGATCTCCAGTATTCGGGCTATAAGCCTGGTTTTGTCCGCCTGGTGGGTTCTCCACAGTACATCTCCAGGCAGGTTTAAAGCCTGTACCAGCCGTCCAGGGTCGTTCTCCCAGCCGGGGATGTGGGCGTCGAAAAGCCTCTTCATGCTC
Encoded proteins:
- a CDS encoding glycogen synthase, with product MDRRLAVLQVAPEAAPFAKVGGLGDVTGSLPEALVSLGVDCRVLIPAWGDMVERLKRQGFSPVRVPGAIEVPLGGRLYRGKLFRVKKGDVTVYLLQNDELFQGPIYPWETNYRTVRSFAFLSYGALMLPSVTGWDVDIYHCHDWGTAILPIAMKWNPWFAGQRDHRRSVMTIHNLAHQGLLPVEGMEELHLPRDTFYHGGLEFFGGINLLKGALEGVDHITTVSPTYAQEIQTYHGGHGLDGVLRSMRTKITGILNGLDSSWSPETDSAIPKKFSAKNLSGKKEAKKALMKEVGLTEEGPVAVMVSRLVEQKGLDILLPALKGLSDRGLNTVIIGTGERRYEDWLRALERENPDRIRFIGEYNDTLARLAYAGGDMYLMPSLFEPCGISQLIAMRYGTVPVVREVGGLKDTVVDIGSADGTGVLFRRYDPGDLYNAVIRAMDALAGPDGKSIAKRAMSVDFSWNNSAPAYRDIYRKMLL